In Methylobacterium aquaticum, the following are encoded in one genomic region:
- the coxB gene encoding cytochrome c oxidase subunit II, which translates to MNPTDLALQLWPAAASATAVETDWLILAFTVLTLLLTVPVFVAITWFAIRYRQGEEADRSHGNVRSVLIEISWMLIPFLLTLIFFVWGARLFFISKQVPGDAMVVEAIGRQWMWKFQHPTGQSEINDLHLPIGQPIKIRMISQDVIHNLYLPALRMQMATLPDRYTELWFKADRTGSYRLYCSEYCGTDHSKMDGTLTLMTQADYAAWLQNAGAQQGGQAGAGRVVYESYACGSCHDPGAKVRAPSLAGLYGREVKLADGRTVTADETYLRDKILNPNRQKLAADYKQVMPAFRNVIPPDDLDRLVSYLKSTGATAQQEAQP; encoded by the coding sequence ATGAACCCGACCGACCTCGCGCTCCAGCTCTGGCCGGCCGCGGCCTCCGCCACCGCGGTGGAGACCGACTGGCTGATCCTCGCCTTCACGGTCCTGACCCTGCTGCTCACGGTGCCGGTCTTCGTCGCCATCACGTGGTTCGCGATCCGCTACCGCCAGGGCGAGGAGGCCGACCGCAGCCACGGCAACGTCCGCAGCGTGCTGATCGAGATCAGCTGGATGCTGATCCCGTTCCTGCTCACCCTGATCTTCTTCGTCTGGGGCGCCCGGCTGTTCTTCATCTCGAAGCAGGTGCCGGGCGACGCCATGGTGGTCGAGGCGATCGGCCGGCAATGGATGTGGAAGTTCCAGCACCCGACCGGCCAATCCGAGATCAACGACCTGCACCTGCCGATCGGCCAGCCGATCAAGATCCGGATGATCAGCCAGGACGTGATCCACAACCTCTACCTGCCGGCCCTGCGGATGCAGATGGCGACCCTGCCCGACCGCTACACCGAGCTATGGTTCAAGGCCGACCGTACCGGCAGCTACCGGCTGTACTGCTCGGAATATTGCGGCACCGACCATTCGAAGATGGACGGCACGCTGACCCTGATGACCCAGGCCGACTATGCCGCCTGGCTCCAGAATGCCGGCGCCCAGCAGGGCGGCCAGGCCGGGGCCGGCCGCGTCGTCTACGAATCCTATGCTTGCGGGTCCTGCCACGATCCCGGCGCCAAGGTCCGGGCGCCCTCGCTCGCCGGCCTCTACGGGCGCGAGGTCAAGCTCGCCGACGGCCGCACGGTGACGGCCGACGAGACGTATCTTCGCGACAAGATCCTGAACCCGAACCGGCAGAAGCTCGCCGCCGACTACAAGCAGGTGATGCCGGCCTTTCGCAACGTGATCCCGCCCGACGACCTCGACCGTCTCGTTTCGTACCTCAAGAGCACGGGGGCGACGGCGCAGCAGGAAGCCCAGCCATGA
- a CDS encoding c-type cytochrome: MVSQPKSRTWDANPFFPQNQTMRQPVPGTVARKSPDRPVPQPASADPALLARGQERYDVFCTPCHGGAGHGDGLIVQRGYPRPPAFDEARLRAAPAQHFYDVITNGKGTMLPYGPQVPPADRWAITAYIRALQLSQGATPASLPAEDQAAVAASRTNPGGK; encoded by the coding sequence ATGGTGAGCCAGCCCAAATCCAGGACCTGGGACGCGAACCCGTTCTTCCCGCAGAACCAGACGATGCGCCAGCCGGTGCCCGGCACCGTGGCGCGCAAGAGCCCCGACCGGCCGGTGCCCCAGCCGGCCTCCGCCGACCCCGCCCTGCTGGCGCGGGGCCAGGAGCGCTACGACGTGTTCTGCACGCCCTGCCACGGCGGGGCCGGCCACGGCGACGGGCTGATCGTGCAGCGCGGCTATCCGCGCCCGCCCGCCTTCGACGAGGCCCGCCTGCGCGCGGCCCCGGCCCAACATTTTTATGACGTGATCACGAACGGTAAGGGCACCATGCTGCCTTATGGGCCGCAGGTGCCGCCGGCCGACCGCTGGGCGATCACCGCGTATATCCGCGCCCTGCAACTGAGCCAGGGCGCGACGCCGGCGAGCCTGCCGGCGGAGGACCAGGCCGCCGTCGCGGCGAGCCGCACCAACCCGGGGGGCAAATGA
- a CDS encoding DUF3341 domain-containing protein, with protein MRDRAFEAALTEADERGRTRRLTLLKAQAYGILALGWRGASTHWERWLMATRTLSGLALVLVVSLQTGASVMLAGTVLPGWHDTLLPVSFLAASLLAGVGVTAALTVLVRRALHLDALITARHVALMARLMLGLGLASAYCYATEIFSSLLHGDAFDRAVLVRRLSGSHAWAFWIIVILALMPVQLFWFARFRRSGLVVALVGVAAAIGSFGDHFMLLIVTLSHDFLPSSAHPYAMGAWGLATLAGTVGLFLALLLLGLRTLPMVSIAETRRFAESHPDGRPSGERAPTPAETDDARLWGISAEFDDAGALADAVKALKARDLGARIETYGPVPMRRAAEILERPAGILPLLALGAALCGGVAFMGMCLYATGFDYVFDVGGRPRFSWQAFLVPSVSFGTLCGGLTALLALLFQNRLPRLNHPAFAIPGFCRASEDRFFLALEAAGPRFDPARIEQALARLPQGRPLMVRRVPL; from the coding sequence TTGCGCGACCGCGCCTTCGAGGCGGCGCTCACGGAGGCCGACGAGCGCGGACGGACCCGGCGGCTGACGCTCCTGAAGGCGCAGGCCTACGGCATCCTGGCGCTCGGCTGGCGCGGGGCCTCGACCCATTGGGAGCGCTGGCTGATGGCCACCCGCACCCTGTCCGGCCTCGCCCTCGTCCTCGTCGTCTCGCTCCAGACCGGAGCCTCGGTGATGCTCGCCGGCACCGTCCTGCCGGGCTGGCACGACACGCTCCTGCCGGTGAGCTTCCTCGCCGCCTCGCTGCTCGCGGGCGTCGGGGTCACCGCCGCGCTCACCGTGCTGGTGCGCCGGGCCTTGCACCTCGACGCGCTGATCACCGCACGGCACGTCGCGCTCATGGCCCGGCTGATGCTCGGCCTCGGTCTCGCCTCGGCCTATTGCTACGCGACCGAGATCTTCTCGAGCCTGCTCCACGGCGACGCCTTCGACCGGGCGGTGCTGGTGCGCCGGCTCTCCGGCTCGCATGCCTGGGCGTTCTGGATCATCGTGATCCTCGCCCTCATGCCGGTGCAGCTGTTCTGGTTTGCCCGCTTCCGCCGCTCCGGCCTCGTCGTGGCGCTGGTCGGCGTGGCGGCGGCCATCGGCAGCTTCGGCGACCATTTCATGCTGCTGATCGTGACGCTCAGCCACGATTTCCTGCCCTCCTCGGCCCACCCCTATGCGATGGGCGCCTGGGGCCTCGCGACGCTTGCCGGCACGGTCGGGCTGTTCCTCGCCCTGCTGCTGCTGGGGCTTCGCACCCTGCCGATGGTCTCGATCGCCGAGACCCGGCGCTTCGCCGAGAGCCACCCGGACGGGCGGCCGAGCGGCGAGCGGGCGCCGACCCCGGCCGAGACGGACGATGCGCGGCTCTGGGGCATCAGCGCCGAGTTCGACGATGCCGGCGCCCTCGCGGACGCGGTGAAGGCCCTGAAGGCACGGGATCTCGGCGCCCGGATCGAGACCTACGGCCCGGTGCCGATGCGGCGTGCCGCCGAAATATTGGAGCGCCCGGCCGGAATCCTGCCGCTCCTCGCCCTCGGGGCGGCGCTGTGTGGGGGCGTCGCCTTCATGGGGATGTGCCTCTACGCCACCGGCTTCGACTACGTGTTCGATGTCGGCGGGCGGCCGCGCTTCTCCTGGCAGGCCTTCCTGGTGCCGAGCGTGTCGTTCGGCACCCTGTGCGGCGGGCTGACGGCGTTGCTGGCGCTGCTGTTCCAGAACCGCCTGCCGCGGCTCAACCACCCGGCCTTCGCGATTCCGGGCTTTTGCCGCGCCAGCGAGGACCGGTTCTTCCTGGCGCTCGAGGCGGCGGGACCGCGCTTCGATCCGGCCCGGATCGAGCAGGCCCTGGCGCGGCTGCCGCAAGGGCGGCCGCTGATGGTCCGGAGGGTGCCGCTGTGA
- the nrfD gene encoding NrfD/PsrC family molybdoenzyme membrane anchor subunit, which translates to MSGTVTPLPARAGLLGKGEDFASIGRAVTGAPARTRSRAWWIAFAGACGLLGVFAVTLAWLLLNGVGIWHNNNPVVWALDIVAYDWWIGIACGALLTSATLRLTGAAWRSGIDRIAETTAILAAAAAALYPIIHLGRPWVFYWTLPYPTPWRSGRNSARRSSGTRSTSSASWGSASRCGMSASCPTSRPCATAPSRRRSRRPTSADGPGG; encoded by the coding sequence GTGAGCGGGACGGTCACCCCTCTTCCGGCCCGGGCCGGCCTCCTCGGCAAGGGCGAGGATTTCGCCTCGATCGGCCGCGCCGTCACCGGCGCCCCGGCCCGCACCCGCTCGCGGGCCTGGTGGATCGCCTTCGCGGGGGCCTGCGGGCTTCTCGGCGTCTTCGCCGTCACCCTCGCCTGGCTGCTGCTGAACGGCGTCGGCATCTGGCACAACAACAATCCGGTCGTCTGGGCGCTCGACATCGTCGCCTACGATTGGTGGATCGGCATCGCCTGCGGGGCGCTCCTCACCTCCGCGACCCTGCGGCTCACCGGCGCGGCCTGGCGCTCCGGCATCGACCGCATCGCCGAGACGACCGCGATCCTGGCGGCGGCGGCCGCCGCGCTCTACCCGATCATCCATCTCGGGCGCCCCTGGGTGTTCTACTGGACCCTGCCCTACCCAACACCCTGGCGCTCTGGCCGCAATTCCGCTCGCCGCTCGTCTGGGACGCGATCGACATCATCAGCTTCCTGGGGGTCTGCCTCTCGCTGTGGTATGTCGGCCTCCTGCCCGACTTCGCGACCTTGCGCGACCGCGCCTTCGAGGCGGCGCTCACGGAGGCCGACGAGCGCGGACGGACCCGGCGGCTGA
- a CDS encoding TAT-variant-translocated molybdopterin oxidoreductase — MSDDIAVLRARLAGGDGPAFWRSLDAVADSPEFRAFLDTEYPAAARLAAAPDRRGFLKLMAASFAMSGLAACGQPDGRTKEVPYVRQPERIVPGAPLAYASAALIDGFANGIAVTTRNGRPLKIEGNAEHPWSRGGTDVFAQASVLGLYDPFRLQTPQHLGRPSSWQAFRAAMTGRVAALKAAEGGRGLHLVTGPVTSPSLAAQIAAMRRDFPGLRWYVSAPVGRDALYEGARRAYGRPLETRWRFDRARVVVSLDGDVLDPGPGQVGQARDWIEARRKAAGEGRLLTLHHAGPSPNLTSAKADAPLVVGSDGLDALIRDLLAEAGGGTAEDRSGPAAAWRHKAFAALNAARGDGIVLAGTQAGPELLAQVHRLNAALGNTGRTVFHTAPVPVLDPEPLSALTEAMGRGEVQVLVMLDVNPVYEAPGDLGFLDALARVPLKIHAGLYQDETAFHCDWNLPLAHPLETWGDARSLDGTVTLIQPTIRPLYDGRSVPEILSILTDSEAKDGAALFDAHWRQPGESEAAWASRRATFLQAGFLESTALPPETVGATLPVTVAAPRPAPSPAGPARRVEVLFRPDATVWDGSLANLAWLQELPKPLTKVVWGNVIAVSPVLAEREALRQGDVVSLEAGGRRIEGPAWIQPGQADDAVTVFLGYGRRIPEQLADGLGYDASPLRASATPWRLAEATLAKTGRKAPPVTTQDHGTMEGHDFVRVQAVGSATPVASREALPSLYPPAPTSAGGRYDHERAWGMVIDLDACIGCNACVTACQSENNIPVVGKEEVALGRWLHWLRIDRYYEGGLDAPKTHFMPVPCMHCEQAPCEVGCPVEATVHDREGLNLMVYNRCVGTRACSSYCPYKVRRFNYLDYSGDMAPVQQQQRNPEVTVRARGVMEKCTYCVQRIAAARIDSTLGDHAPIRDGAVETACQGACPTRAITFGDLRDSGSRVAAAAADPRNYGLLAELNTKPRTTYLARLVEEAAVKPGSAL; from the coding sequence ATGAGCGACGACATCGCGGTCCTTCGCGCCCGCCTCGCCGGCGGCGACGGCCCGGCCTTCTGGCGCAGCCTCGACGCGGTGGCGGATTCGCCCGAGTTCCGCGCCTTCCTCGACACCGAGTATCCGGCCGCCGCGCGGCTCGCCGCCGCTCCCGACCGGCGCGGCTTCCTCAAGCTGATGGCCGCCTCCTTCGCGATGAGCGGATTGGCCGCCTGCGGCCAGCCGGACGGGCGCACGAAAGAGGTCCCGTATGTCCGCCAGCCCGAGCGGATCGTCCCGGGCGCCCCCCTCGCCTATGCCTCGGCGGCGCTGATCGACGGCTTCGCCAACGGCATCGCGGTCACCACCCGCAACGGCCGGCCGCTCAAGATCGAGGGCAATGCCGAGCATCCCTGGAGCCGCGGCGGCACCGACGTGTTCGCCCAGGCCTCGGTGCTCGGGCTCTACGATCCGTTCCGGCTCCAGACCCCGCAGCATCTCGGCCGGCCGAGTTCCTGGCAGGCCTTCCGCGCCGCGATGACCGGACGCGTCGCGGCGCTCAAGGCCGCGGAGGGCGGGCGCGGCCTCCACCTCGTCACCGGGCCGGTGACCTCGCCGTCGCTGGCCGCGCAAATCGCCGCGATGCGCCGGGATTTCCCGGGCCTGCGCTGGTACGTCTCGGCCCCGGTCGGGCGCGACGCGCTCTACGAGGGCGCCCGCCGTGCCTATGGCCGGCCGCTCGAGACCCGCTGGCGCTTCGACCGGGCGCGGGTCGTCGTCTCGCTGGACGGCGACGTGCTCGATCCCGGGCCGGGCCAGGTCGGGCAGGCGCGGGACTGGATCGAGGCCCGCCGCAAGGCCGCCGGCGAGGGGCGTCTCCTGACCCTCCACCATGCCGGCCCGAGCCCGAACCTGACCTCGGCCAAGGCCGATGCCCCCCTCGTGGTCGGCTCCGACGGCCTCGACGCGCTGATCCGTGACCTCCTCGCGGAGGCCGGAGGGGGCACGGCGGAGGACCGCAGCGGCCCGGCCGCCGCATGGCGCCACAAAGCCTTCGCGGCGCTGAACGCCGCCCGCGGCGACGGGATCGTGCTGGCCGGGACCCAGGCCGGGCCGGAGCTGCTGGCCCAGGTCCACCGCCTCAACGCGGCTTTGGGCAATACCGGCCGGACGGTGTTCCACACCGCGCCGGTGCCGGTCCTCGATCCCGAGCCCCTGTCGGCCCTCACCGAGGCGATGGGCCGGGGCGAGGTGCAGGTCCTGGTGATGCTCGACGTCAACCCGGTCTACGAGGCGCCGGGCGATCTCGGCTTCCTCGACGCGCTGGCGCGCGTGCCGCTCAAGATCCATGCCGGGCTCTACCAGGACGAGACCGCCTTCCACTGCGACTGGAACCTGCCGCTCGCCCACCCGCTCGAAACCTGGGGCGATGCCCGGTCCCTCGATGGCACGGTGACGCTGATCCAGCCGACGATCCGCCCGCTCTATGACGGCCGGTCGGTGCCGGAGATCCTGTCGATCCTGACGGATTCCGAGGCGAAGGACGGCGCTGCCCTGTTCGACGCCCATTGGCGCCAACCCGGCGAGTCCGAGGCCGCCTGGGCGAGCCGGCGCGCGACCTTCCTGCAAGCCGGCTTCCTGGAGAGCACCGCGCTCCCGCCCGAGACCGTCGGCGCAACCCTGCCCGTCACCGTGGCGGCCCCCCGTCCCGCCCCCTCCCCTGCGGGCCCGGCAAGGCGGGTCGAGGTGCTGTTCCGGCCCGACGCGACGGTGTGGGACGGGAGCCTCGCCAACCTCGCCTGGCTGCAGGAACTGCCCAAGCCCCTGACCAAGGTGGTGTGGGGCAACGTGATCGCGGTGAGTCCCGTCCTCGCCGAGCGCGAGGCGCTGCGCCAGGGCGACGTCGTGAGTCTCGAAGCCGGGGGGCGGCGGATCGAGGGGCCGGCCTGGATCCAGCCGGGCCAGGCCGACGACGCGGTCACGGTCTTCCTCGGCTACGGCCGGCGGATCCCCGAGCAGCTGGCGGACGGCCTCGGCTACGACGCCTCGCCCCTGCGCGCCAGCGCCACGCCCTGGCGCCTCGCCGAGGCGACCCTGGCAAAGACCGGCCGCAAGGCGCCGCCGGTCACCACGCAAGACCACGGCACGATGGAGGGGCACGACTTCGTCCGCGTCCAGGCCGTGGGGAGCGCCACTCCCGTCGCCTCCCGCGAGGCCCTGCCCTCGCTCTATCCCCCGGCCCCGACCTCAGCCGGTGGGCGCTACGATCACGAGCGCGCCTGGGGCATGGTGATCGACCTCGACGCCTGCATCGGCTGCAATGCCTGCGTCACCGCCTGCCAGTCCGAGAACAACATCCCGGTCGTCGGCAAGGAAGAGGTGGCTCTCGGCCGCTGGCTGCACTGGCTCCGGATCGACCGCTACTACGAGGGCGGGCTCGACGCCCCCAAGACCCATTTCATGCCGGTGCCCTGCATGCATTGCGAGCAGGCGCCCTGCGAGGTCGGCTGCCCGGTGGAGGCCACCGTCCACGACCGCGAGGGGCTGAACCTCATGGTCTACAACCGCTGCGTCGGGACGCGCGCCTGCTCCAGCTACTGCCCGTACAAGGTCCGGCGCTTCAACTACCTCGATTATTCCGGCGACATGGCGCCGGTGCAGCAGCAGCAGCGCAACCCGGAGGTCACCGTCCGCGCCCGCGGCGTGATGGAGAAATGCACCTACTGCGTCCAGCGCATCGCCGCGGCGCGGATCGATTCGACGTTAGGCGACCACGCCCCGATCCGCGACGGCGCGGTCGAGACCGCCTGCCAGGGTGCCTGCCCGACGCGCGCCATCACCTTCGGGGATTTGCGCGATTCCGGCAGCCGGGTCGCCGCGGCTGCCGCCGATCCGCGCAATTACGGGCTGCTGGCCGAACTCAACACCAAGCCGCGCACCACCTACCTCGCCCGGCTGGTCGAGGAGGCTGCCGTCAAGCCCGGGAGCGCCCTGTGA
- a CDS encoding cytochrome c3 family protein: protein MRQLFAPGADALLRLALLTGAACLAALPVVGAGLVRSSYVTGVGVAPAQPVPFSHKHHAGELKIDCRYCHTTVESQATAGIPPTQTCMTCHSQIWSGSDMLEPVRASYAKDQPLVWTRLNKLPGYVYYNHAVHVTNGIGCSTCHGSVTDMQLTYRANAFEMSFCLDCHRNPEKYVRPKDQILNMTWSPPANQATLGPELVRQYHIRGGERLTECGICHR, encoded by the coding sequence GTGCGCCAGCTCTTCGCGCCGGGCGCCGATGCCCTCCTGCGCCTCGCGCTCCTCACCGGGGCCGCCTGCCTGGCGGCTTTGCCGGTGGTGGGGGCGGGGCTGGTGCGCTCGTCCTACGTCACGGGCGTCGGTGTGGCACCGGCCCAGCCGGTGCCGTTCAGCCACAAGCACCATGCGGGCGAATTGAAGATCGATTGCCGCTACTGCCACACCACGGTCGAGAGCCAGGCCACCGCCGGCATCCCGCCGACCCAGACCTGCATGACCTGCCACAGCCAGATCTGGTCCGGCTCGGACATGCTGGAGCCGGTGCGGGCGAGCTACGCCAAGGACCAGCCCCTGGTCTGGACCCGCCTGAACAAGCTGCCGGGCTATGTCTACTACAACCACGCCGTCCACGTGACCAACGGCATCGGCTGCTCGACCTGCCACGGCAGCGTCACCGACATGCAGCTCACCTACCGGGCCAACGCCTTCGAGATGAGCTTCTGCCTCGATTGCCACCGCAACCCCGAGAAATACGTGCGGCCGAAGGACCAGATCCTGAACATGACCTGGAGCCCGCCGGCGAACCAGGCGACGCTCGGGCCGGAGCTGGTGCGCCAGTACCATATCCGCGGCGGCGAGCGGCTGACCGAATGCGGGATCTGCCACCGATGA
- a CDS encoding MFS transporter — MTGTAGPVTAEVADGLPTRERLWAMLAIGIAMSMAVLDGAIVNVALPVMARDLHVSPGAAIFVTNGYQLAVTASLLPLASLGDILGYKRVYCTGLALFAAASLACALAGSLPVLVAARIVQGLGAAGIMSVNIALVRFIYPHRMIGRGVGTMALIVAIASAAGPSVAAAVLSVASWPWLFLVNVPLGLAALVLATRMLPVTPRSGARFDAVSALLNAVFFCLLITGVDGLGEPGRSGTALALLAGAAIVGTAFVWMQARLPAPLLPIDLLRIPVFALSMVSSVCSFSAQMMAYVALPFYFQDVLHLTSTQTGVLMTPWPIAIAVIAPFAGRLADRYPPGLLGGIGLVALSAGLALMASAPPDASPLSIALRLTVCGLGFGLFQSPNNKVIITSAPRERSGGASGMQSTARLLGQSLGAAMVAVIFGYLHTGGTVTVLWLASALALAGSVASGLRVRR; from the coding sequence ATGACGGGAACGGCGGGGCCGGTGACGGCGGAGGTGGCCGACGGCCTGCCGACCCGGGAGAGGCTGTGGGCGATGCTGGCGATCGGCATCGCCATGTCGATGGCGGTGCTCGACGGCGCCATCGTCAACGTCGCCCTGCCGGTGATGGCCCGCGACCTGCACGTCAGCCCGGGCGCCGCGATCTTCGTCACCAACGGCTACCAGCTCGCCGTCACCGCCTCCCTGCTGCCGCTGGCCTCGCTCGGCGACATCCTCGGCTACAAGCGGGTCTACTGCACGGGGCTGGCCCTGTTCGCCGCCGCCTCGCTCGCCTGCGCGCTCGCCGGCTCGTTGCCGGTGCTGGTCGCGGCCCGCATCGTCCAGGGCTTGGGGGCCGCCGGGATCATGAGCGTCAACATCGCGCTCGTGCGCTTCATCTATCCGCACCGGATGATCGGCCGCGGCGTGGGCACCATGGCGCTCATCGTGGCGATCGCCTCGGCGGCGGGCCCGAGCGTCGCGGCCGCCGTGCTGTCGGTGGCGAGCTGGCCGTGGCTGTTTCTCGTCAACGTGCCGCTCGGCCTCGCGGCCCTGGTGCTCGCCACCCGGATGCTGCCGGTCACACCCCGCAGCGGCGCCCGCTTCGACGCGGTGAGCGCGCTCCTCAACGCCGTGTTCTTCTGCCTGCTGATCACCGGCGTCGACGGGCTCGGCGAGCCGGGCCGCAGCGGCACGGCGCTCGCCCTGCTGGCCGGGGCGGCGATCGTCGGCACCGCCTTCGTGTGGATGCAGGCCCGCCTGCCGGCGCCGCTCCTGCCGATCGACCTCCTGCGCATCCCGGTCTTCGCCCTGTCGATGGTGAGCTCGGTCTGCTCGTTCTCGGCCCAGATGATGGCCTACGTGGCGCTGCCGTTCTACTTCCAGGACGTGCTCCACCTCACCAGCACCCAGACCGGGGTGCTGATGACGCCCTGGCCGATCGCCATCGCGGTGATCGCTCCCTTCGCCGGGCGGCTGGCCGACCGTTATCCGCCGGGGCTCCTCGGCGGCATCGGCCTCGTCGCGCTCTCGGCCGGCCTCGCCCTGATGGCCAGCGCGCCGCCCGACGCCTCCCCGCTGTCGATCGCCCTGCGGCTCACCGTGTGCGGCCTCGGCTTCGGGCTGTTCCAGTCGCCCAACAACAAGGTCATCATCACCAGCGCCCCGCGGGAGCGCAGCGGCGGCGCCAGCGGCATGCAATCGACCGCCCGGCTGCTGGGCCAGTCCCTCGGCGCCGCGATGGTGGCGGTGATCTTCGGCTATCTCCACACCGGCGGCACCGTGACGGTGCTGTGGCTGGCGAGCGCGCTCGCCCTGGCCGGCTCCGTCGCGAGCGGGCTGCGGGTCCGGCGCTGA
- a CDS encoding OFA family MFS transporter produces MDARVIDRTAGASAPGVLSRERIVAQAGFNRWLVPPAALAIHLCIGMSYGLSVFWLPLSRALSVGQPAPAACPDMGLATALVTTTCDWRVSDLVLTFSIGIVMLGLSAALFGGWLERAGPRKAGLAAALCWSGGFLIGALGVFLHQLWLIWLGMGLIGGIGLGLGYISPVSTLVKWFPDRRGMATGMAIMGFGGGAMIGSPLADLLITRFKGPDSAGVWQTLAVMGAGYLVVMLCGAFGYRVPPAGWRPDGWTPPAARNRMITSGHVHLRDAHRTPQFWLLWAMLCLNVSAGIGVLALASPMLQEIFGGALIGQPQVGFGQLDAGQRAQVAAIAAGFVGLLSLFNILGRFFWATLSDRIGRKVTYATFFALGCVLYAAAPWAAGIGSKALFVLFFCVILSMYGGGFATIPAYLADVFGTQFVGAIHGRLLTAWSTAGVVGPLVVTAIRQAQVDAGVQGAALYGRTLLILAGFLAVGFVANLLVRSLAERWFMTPSDLPAAAAASDPAGGAYGIGRGGLTPAAALAWAAVGLPILWGVWITLAKALILFR; encoded by the coding sequence GTGGACGCGCGCGTCATCGATCGAACCGCCGGTGCGTCCGCACCCGGCGTCCTGAGCCGCGAGCGCATCGTCGCGCAAGCCGGCTTCAACCGCTGGCTCGTGCCCCCGGCGGCGCTCGCCATCCATCTCTGCATCGGGATGTCCTACGGGCTGTCGGTGTTCTGGCTGCCGCTGTCGCGGGCGCTCAGCGTCGGCCAACCCGCACCGGCGGCCTGCCCCGACATGGGGCTCGCCACCGCCCTCGTCACCACGACCTGCGACTGGCGCGTCAGCGACCTCGTCCTCACCTTCTCGATCGGCATCGTGATGCTGGGCCTCTCGGCGGCCCTGTTCGGCGGCTGGCTCGAGCGCGCCGGCCCGCGCAAGGCCGGGCTCGCCGCCGCCCTGTGCTGGAGCGGCGGCTTCCTCATCGGGGCGCTCGGCGTCTTCCTGCACCAGCTCTGGCTGATCTGGCTCGGCATGGGGCTGATCGGCGGCATCGGCCTCGGTCTCGGCTACATCTCGCCGGTCTCGACCCTGGTGAAGTGGTTCCCGGACCGGCGCGGCATGGCGACCGGCATGGCGATCATGGGCTTCGGCGGCGGCGCGATGATCGGCTCGCCGCTCGCCGACCTGCTGATCACCCGCTTCAAGGGCCCGGATTCCGCCGGCGTGTGGCAGACGCTCGCCGTGATGGGAGCGGGCTACCTCGTCGTCATGCTCTGCGGCGCCTTCGGCTACCGCGTGCCCCCGGCCGGCTGGCGCCCCGACGGCTGGACCCCGCCCGCCGCCCGCAACCGGATGATCACCAGCGGGCACGTCCACCTGCGCGACGCGCACCGGACGCCCCAGTTCTGGCTGCTCTGGGCGATGCTGTGCCTGAACGTCTCGGCCGGGATCGGCGTCCTGGCGCTGGCCTCGCCGATGCTCCAGGAAATCTTCGGCGGCGCGCTGATCGGCCAGCCCCAGGTCGGGTTCGGGCAGCTCGACGCCGGGCAGAGGGCGCAGGTCGCCGCGATCGCCGCCGGCTTCGTCGGATTGTTGTCGCTGTTCAACATCCTGGGCCGGTTCTTCTGGGCGACGCTCTCCGACCGCATCGGCCGCAAAGTCACCTACGCGACCTTCTTCGCGCTGGGCTGCGTGCTCTACGCGGCGGCGCCCTGGGCGGCCGGCATCGGCTCGAAGGCGCTGTTCGTGCTGTTCTTCTGCGTGATCCTGTCGATGTATGGCGGCGGCTTCGCGACGATTCCCGCCTATCTGGCGGACGTGTTCGGCACCCAGTTCGTCGGCGCGATCCACGGGCGGCTCCTCACCGCCTGGTCGACGGCGGGCGTGGTCGGCCCGCTCGTCGTGACGGCGATCCGGCAGGCGCAGGTCGATGCCGGGGTGCAGGGCGCGGCCCTCTACGGGCGCACGCTGCTGATCCTGGCGGGCTTCCTGGCGGTCGGCTTCGTGGCGAACCTCCTGGTGCGGTCGCTCGCCGAGCGCTGGTTCATGACGCCGTCCGACCTGCCCGCCGCGGCGGCTGCGAGCGATCCGGCGGGTGGTGCCTACGGGATCGGCCGGGGCGGCCTGACCCCGGCGGCGGCGCTCGCCTGGGCGGCGGTCGGCCTGCCGATCCTGTGGGGCGTCTGGATCACGCTGGCGAAGGCGCTGATCCTGTTCCGCTGA